Part of the Cyclopterus lumpus isolate fCycLum1 chromosome 16, fCycLum1.pri, whole genome shotgun sequence genome, CACGATCCCTGTTGCAGAGGTACGACTGTCAGGAGAAGCTCACGTGCACATTTGTGTGTCCTGGCGGTCTTCACTTGCATTcatcccttctcctcctttctccttaATGCTAGTTTGAGGGCGAGGAGCTCATCGAACAGCATCCAGATACTATTGACTTGCTCCTGGCCCAAACGGATCACTTTCCAGAAGGTGTGTGGTAAAACTAGGAGCTCCTTTCCCTCAATAGACAAGGGTGTAAATAACGTTGTCacgtttctgtctgtctttaatCTTTTGGAACAGAGGATTtagaagagagggagatggaaagAGTCCAGGAGAAAGGGAGAACAACAGAGCTCCTAGGATCCCCTATTGAGTAAAGGATCCAGATGCACGTAGAGACATCAGCACAAGCACACGCAGATCCACACAAGCGCACACTGACGGTGTTTCTACATGTGTCAGATCACAGCTCACCACGTATTCTAGTGAGGACGCCATGCTGTTGCCTCAGGAAGAGCCAGACCTGTCCGTGGAGAAGCCTGGACCCCCGTCAGACCAGCTCACCCCCGTCTCTTGGCCCGTTGTCCCGTCCCCGCCATCTGCAGCAGAGGGACGTAAAGGACCAACCCGACAGTCAGAGGTGCAAGCACACCGATGTGTTTAAGATCAGATTCAGATTGATAAATGGCCGGGACTTCCAGGTTAATAACCTGTTCAGTCTGCAGTTataaatgttaatacattatCAATAAAGTCCAGCAAGCCTGCACTTAAAATTATTACAGTGTTATCCAATATATTGTGGTCCAGTGGTTAAAGGTCTATTGGAGGTGTTTTTTCCAATGAATAAAAGAGTTGGGTAAAAGTAACAAAGCAAATGTCAAGCTGAGGGAGTGTAAACccaaaggtttttatttatttttatttagttctGGTGAACTTACTTCTGGTAAACTTACCTCCCACACCCCTCCCATGCTCAGGACGAGCCTTCTCCAAaggtgaagacgaggaggaagaggcagctGATCTTCTTTGACTCGCAGACGCAGATCGACCAGGaggtgctgcagcagcagatcgCTGACCCTCTGACTGGGACCAGACCAGCACCTTACCCACCGTCGCCTTGCCGCAGGCTGCTCTCTGCTGCGGAGCTCCTCAACAATCCCTGCACTCGTGAGTAACACCTTTACACGTGTGATTCCTTCCCATAACCACTGAACAACAGCCTTCTTCCTGTGTTGCACtctaaattatgttttataaatTGAAAGAAATTCTCCTGCAGTCTTGCCTGAAGAAGTGCTGTTTCTATGGAGACGGGCTGCGACCACAGTGCCTGTCTCGGGCTCGGACCTGCGGGTTGGGGAGAGAGGGCTCGAGTCCACTGATTctgaaaaggaaagagagggcGAGGTGGCTGAGGCAgtggaaagagaggaggtgtGGAGGGACGTTTATTCTTTTGCTATTTTTGTGCTGGGAGAAGATGGGAAATGTCACAAAATTAATTgactgattgtgtgtgtgtgtgcgtgtctgtgtgtgaatgcaggTCCCCAGAGCTGTGGCAGAACCAGAGTTGTTTGATGTGTCAGGTACACCATGAGACTGTGTGGTGGAGACTGACCCCAAACCAGTTGACCGGGGACAGATAGTTCTTGTTTATCTGGGGGTGAAGTTGCTTCCACTGTAGTTGCATTCAGTGGTTTTATGTCTTCCCTGAGGTGAagctgaggtcagaggtcggggTTAGGCATGTATCACTTATGGTTAAGGGTCAGGGCAAGCCTCCAGGGAACAGATACGAGCCAATGCAATGacctcaaatgtgtgtgtgtttgtccagagCCTGGCTCACTGCTGCTGGAGCACTCCGACCAAAAGGAGGTGACTCGAGAGATCTCCCCCATGTATGAATCAGAGAAAGAAGGGTAGgtagcataaaaaaaaacataaacctcaaaaaaaaaaaacaatatgtgaAGAGTGTGAGTGCAGACGTGCTTATGCGCAGGTGTGTGTTGGCAGGTCCACCTTCTCCAGGTCTGTTTCTGCACTGCAGGACATCCCAGAGGTGGTGGACGAGCTGCTGGGGATGGCTGCACCAGAGTTTCCATGGTAATGACAGGGAACGCAATACCGTGACTGACCTGTAAAAGCTCTGAGTTGAGACGTTTGTTTTTTCCCAGTCTTCGCATCTGATGAGTTTGGAGATCCGAACGCGACCGCGtgcttgtgttttcttgtgttttcaaGGCTGCTGCCGGGTTTTCCCGAGCATGAAGCGGCAGCGGTGGTGTTTCAGTCTCTTCTGCCGCCAGACGTCGACCGCAGAGCCGTCAGCAACACCTTTCAGAGGCTTCTGGGTAAGGAATCAGTTTCAGTTCTGTTGAAATGGTGTTTTTGTCACAGCGTTGTCAGTGGAGGAAACTCTGTAATCAGTTGTTCTGTTGGAGAtccttaaaaatacaaaatggtGTCACGAGTGGAAGCTTTAATCATGAGGTGGAGGAACTGAGGGACCAATAACACACTGGGGTCATTCATGAACAGTATTTCATAGAAAAATAATTGGATTCAACACTTTTAGTGTGGGTAAAAGTCCGACATAATTTTGTTCACGTGCCAATAGCCTAATTTTTCCTCCATTGATCTTTTTGTCAAAtcatttgtttctattttcacTGAGTGGATGTTTTaaactctgtgtttgtgtcttgtcTGCAGAGACTTTGTCGGCCAGGCAGGTGCGCGTGGAGCAGGACGAGCCTTATGGGGACATACTGATATTCCCTGGA contains:
- the LOC117745236 gene encoding meiotic recombination protein REC8 homolog isoform X1, with amino-acid sequence MFYYPTVLQRHTGCFSTIWLVATKGIRVPRRDFLKVNVNRTCDDIMNYLLEQVPPPRPDLPRPRFSLYLSSQLQYGVVLVFHRQCAIFLEDLQTVVGQLVKRKTSQKIDVDGHSRQAVDFLDALSLLEEAEGAPDPLFGVMYMQEPIPSPNTLLQMGQMYLRERSPETSPTPTAAALESGITASPDRITLRETQPVTIPVAEFEGEELIEQHPDTIDLLLAQTDHFPEEDLEEREMERVQEKGRTTELLGSPIESQLTTYSSEDAMLLPQEEPDLSVEKPGPPSDQLTPVSWPVVPSPPSAAEGRKGPTRQSEDEPSPKVKTRRKRQLIFFDSQTQIDQEVLQQQIADPLTGTRPAPYPPSPCRRLLSAAELLNNPCTLLPEEVLFLWRRAATTVPVSGSDLRVGERGLESTDSEKEREGEVAEAVEREEVPRAVAEPELFDVSEPGSLLLEHSDQKEVTREISPMYESEKEGSTFSRSVSALQDIPEVVDELLGMAAPEFPWLLPGFPEHEAAAVVFQSLLPPDVDRRAVSNTFQRLLETLSARQVRVEQDEPYGDILIFPGNNYEEVHLTV
- the LOC117745236 gene encoding meiotic recombination protein REC8 homolog isoform X2, which encodes MFYYPTVLQRHTGCFSTIWLVATKGIRVPRRDFLKVNVNRTCDDIMNYLLEQVPPPRPDLPRPRFSLYLSSQLQYGVVLVFHRQCAIFLEDLQTVVGQLVKRKTSQKIDVDGHSRQAVDFLDALSLLEEAEGAPDPLFGVMYMQEPIPSPNTLLQMGQMYLRERSPETSPTPTAAALESGITASPDRITLRETQPVTIPVAEFEGEELIEQHPDTIDLLLAQTDHFPEEDLEEREMERVQEKGRTTELLGSPIESQLTTYSSEDAMLLPQEEPDLSVEKPGPPSDQLTPVSWPVVPSPPSAAEGRKGPTRQSEDEPSPKVKTRRKRQLIFFDSQTQIDQEVLQQQIADPLTGTRPAPYPPSPCRRLLSAAELLNNPCTQILLQSCLKKCCFYGDGLRPQCLSRARTCGLGREGSSPLILKRKERARWLRQWKERRSPELWQNQSCLMCQVHHETVWWRLTPNQLTGDR
- the LOC117745236 gene encoding meiotic recombination protein REC8 homolog isoform X3 is translated as MFYYPTVLQRHTGCFSTIWLVATKGIRVPRRDFLKVNVNRTCDDIMNYLLEQVPPPRPDLPRPRFSLYLSSQLQYGVVLVFHRQCAIFLEDLQTVVGQLVKRKTSQKIDVDGHSRQAVDFLDALSLLEEAEGAPDPLFGVMYMQEPIPSPNTLLQMGQMYLRERSPETSPTPTAAALESGITASPDRITLRETQPVTIPVAEFEGEELIEQHPDTIDLLLAQTDHFPEEDLEEREMERVQEKGRTTELLGSPIESQLTTYSSEDAMLLPQEEPDLSVEKPGPPSDQLTPVSWPVVPSPPSAAEGRKGPTRQSEDEPSPKVKTRRKRQLIFFDSQTQIDQEVLQQQIADPLTGTRPAPYPPSPCRRLLSAAELLNNPCTQILLQSCLKKCCFYGDGLRPQCLSRARTCGLGREGSSPLILKRKERARWLRQWKERRSPELWQNQSCLMCQSLAHCCWSTPTKRR